A stretch of the Salminus brasiliensis chromosome 23, fSalBra1.hap2, whole genome shotgun sequence genome encodes the following:
- the fam131aa gene encoding protein FAM131A codes for MLLTAFPQLHAIKVDEPVDMLPKSRKALSIQEIAALARSSFNGISQVVKDHVTKPTAMAQGRVAHLIEWKGWSKPFDPSSATLQSHFNSYSHLSEGEQEARFAAGVAEQFAIAEAKLRAWNSVDEEDVDEDCSEDDLPQNNDLTITTQSSDTVLSNQLPYRAEADLEALVDDRSGLRESSLYQVSCEEEALIDVVPKGDDKPGVGEFTKAVRRPLWSRGDSCYHSTSYSESGLSPGEEDEEDRGEVEDEEGEDNVFQEVIRWYSRCRSISDTSGAVSFDDDEDEAEDGENFRQ; via the exons ATGCTGTTAACCGCCTTCCCGCAGCTGCACGCAATAAAG GTTGACGAGCCTGTCGACATGCTCCCCAAATCCAGAAAAGCGCTGAGCATCCAGGAGATCGCTGCACTGGCCCGGTCATCCTTTAACG gaATCTCGCAGGTGGTCAAGGATCATGTGACCaagcccacagcaatggctcaGGGCAGGGTGGCTCACCTGATCGAGTGGAAAGGCTGGTCCAAACCGTTTGACCCTTCATCCGCCACCCTGCAGTCCCACTTCAACTCCTACTCCCACCTGAGTGAGGGCGAGCAGGAGGCGCGCTTTGCAGCAG gaGTAGCTGAGCAGTTTGCGATCGCGGAGGCGAAGCTCAGAGCCTGGAACTCAGTTGATGAGGAGGATGTGGATGAAGACTGTTCTGAAGACGATCTCCCTCAGAACAATGACCTGACCATCACGACCCAGAGCTCAG ACACTGTGCTGTCCAATCAGCTGCCGTACCGGGCTGAGGCTGACCTTGAGGCGTTGGTGGATGACCGGAGCGGCCTGCGGGAGTCCAGCCTCTACCAGGTGAGCTGTGAAGAGGAGGCCCTCATAGACGTAGTTCCAAAAGGAGATGACAAACCCGGGGTTGGCGAGTTCACCAAGGCTGTCCGCCGGCCGCTCTGGAGCCGAGGAGATTCCTGCTACCATTCCACTTCCTACTCCGAGTCTGGCCTTTCTCCGggagaggaggacgaggaggaccGAGGAGAGGTGGAGGACGAAGAAGGGGAAGACAATGTGTTCCAGGAGGTGATCCGCTGGTACAGCCGCTGCAGGAGCATCTCCGATACGTCAGGAGCGGTGTCCTTCGACGACGACGAAGACGAGGCAGAAGATGGAGAAAACTTCAGGCAGTGA